One segment of Calditrichota bacterium DNA contains the following:
- a CDS encoding aminoacyl-histidine dipeptidase gives MASLLEGLKPTALWRHFDEIRKIPHCSGNEKALGDYVLAVAARHGLAAERDEVGNIVVRKPASPGHERAETVILQGHLDMVCEKNSDVAHDFRRDAIELQLVDGWVTAKGTTLGSDNGIGVAAALAVMEDRSLVHGPLEFLFTVDEETGLTGARHIKPGFLKGKKYLNLDSEEEGVYTIGCAGGADSVLKLPVSYVPAPEGEALKVHVSGLRGGHSGLDINTGRANALKVLTRLLWRADGAYEYLAADCGGGNKRNAIAREAWADVLVGRHSVEDFTTRVNRLAEAIKFEFRTVEPGLQVKIEKLPKAPARVLDGASWQRLLNSLYVLPHGVLAMSREIAGLVETSNNVATLACNETHAIIQMSSRSSVMSALEAVRNRLKAFAELVGAEIEQPGGYPSWTPNLQSPLLAVMQEVHRQVFGKEAEVMAVHAGLECGIIGEKFPGMDMISLGPTIQHPHSPEERVNVASVESFWKLLTAALARLAKA, from the coding sequence ATGGCATCACTGCTGGAAGGTTTGAAGCCGACGGCACTGTGGCGGCACTTTGACGAGATCCGCAAGATTCCCCACTGTTCAGGCAATGAAAAGGCGCTCGGAGACTATGTGCTGGCAGTGGCGGCAAGGCATGGTCTGGCGGCAGAGAGGGATGAGGTGGGAAACATCGTCGTGCGCAAGCCGGCATCGCCCGGGCACGAGCGGGCGGAGACGGTCATTCTGCAGGGCCACTTGGACATGGTCTGCGAGAAGAACTCCGACGTGGCCCATGATTTTCGGCGCGACGCCATCGAGCTCCAGCTCGTCGACGGCTGGGTGACCGCCAAAGGGACAACCCTCGGGTCGGACAATGGCATCGGTGTCGCCGCGGCGTTAGCAGTCATGGAAGATCGTTCCCTTGTCCATGGCCCGTTGGAGTTTCTCTTCACGGTTGACGAGGAGACCGGCCTGACCGGGGCGCGGCACATCAAACCCGGCTTTCTCAAGGGCAAGAAGTACCTGAATCTCGACAGCGAGGAAGAGGGGGTTTACACCATCGGGTGCGCCGGCGGGGCAGACTCGGTGCTCAAGCTGCCGGTCAGCTATGTGCCGGCTCCCGAAGGAGAGGCGCTCAAGGTCCACGTCAGCGGCCTGCGTGGGGGGCACTCGGGCTTGGACATCAACACGGGTCGAGCGAACGCGCTGAAGGTGTTGACGCGCCTGTTGTGGCGAGCGGACGGGGCATACGAATACCTCGCAGCCGACTGCGGGGGCGGCAACAAGCGCAATGCCATCGCCCGCGAGGCCTGGGCGGACGTCCTGGTCGGCAGGCACAGTGTCGAGGATTTCACGACGCGCGTCAACCGCCTGGCCGAGGCGATCAAGTTTGAGTTCCGCACTGTTGAACCGGGTCTGCAGGTGAAGATCGAAAAGCTGCCAAAGGCGCCGGCGCGAGTCTTGGACGGTGCCTCTTGGCAGCGACTGCTCAACTCGCTGTATGTGCTACCGCACGGCGTGCTGGCCATGAGTAGGGAGATTGCCGGGTTGGTGGAGACCTCCAACAATGTGGCCACCTTAGCCTGCAACGAAACGCACGCCATCATCCAGATGAGCAGTCGCAGCTCGGTCATGTCGGCGCTGGAGGCCGTACGCAACCGCCTCAAAGCCTTTGCCGAACTGGTAGGGGCGGAGATTGAGCAGCCCGGCGGCTACCCCAGTTGGACGCCCAACCTGCAATCTCCTTTGCTGGCGGTGATGCAGGAGGTGCATCGCCAGGTGTTCGGCAAGGAGGCCGAAGTGATGGCCGTGCACGCCGGCCTGGAGTGCGGCATCATCGGCGAAAAGTTCCCAGGCATGGACATGATCTCGCTGGGTCCTACCATCCAGCACCCGCATTCGCCTGAGGAACGCGTCAACGTCGCCTCCGTCGAAAGTTTCTGGAAGCTTCTGACGGCTGCCTTGGCGCGCCTTGCCAAGGCATAA